One window of Phoenix dactylifera cultivar Barhee BC4 chromosome 5, palm_55x_up_171113_PBpolish2nd_filt_p, whole genome shotgun sequence genomic DNA carries:
- the LOC103711142 gene encoding F-box protein PP2-A13 — translation MGAGVSSIMGPEEECGGHETGLGDLPESCLAEVFLHLDPPEICGLARLGRAFRGAASADLVWETKLPRNYRYLMGLVENEKSKTRCLSKKEIYARLCRPNPFDGGTKEFWLEKCKGGLCMSISSKALLITGIDDRRYWNYIPTEESRFHAVAYLQQIWWFEVDGEINFCFPVGTYSLFFRLHLGRPSKRLGRRICSSEHVHGWDIKPVRFQLSTSEGQHALCHCYLDEPGSWILHHVGDFVVENSDMPTNLKFSMTQIDCTHTKGGLCVDSVLIYPKGLGQEKIFTTQ, via the exons ATGGGGGCGGGGGTGTCGAGCATCATGGGGCCGGAGGAGGAGTGTGGAGGGCACGAGACGGGGCTGGGTGACCTGCCGGAGAGCTGCCTGGCAGAGGTGTTTCTGCACCTCGACCCGCCGGAGATCTGCGGGCTGGCGCGGCTAGGCCGGGCGTTCCGTGGGGCGGCGTCGGCGGACTTGGTGTGGGAGACGAAGCTCCCGAGGAACTACCGGTATCTGATGGGGCTGGTGGAGAATGAGAAGAGCAAAACTAGGTGTCTTAGCAAGAAGGAGATATACGCCCGGCTTTGTCGGCCGAATCCTTTTGATGGGGGAACCAAG GAATTCTGGCTGGAGAAGTGCAAGGGTGGTCTTTGCATGTCGATTTCTTCAAAGGCGCTGTTGATTACAGGGATTGATGACCGGAGATATTGGAATTACATTCCCACAGAGGAATCGAG ATTCCATGCTGTTGCGTATCTTCAGCAAATCTGGTGGTTTGAGGTGGATGGGGAAATCAACTTCTGCTTCCCAGTTGGCACGTACAGCCTTTTCTTCCGGCTCCATCTAGGCCGACCCTCCAAGCGACTTGGCCGTCGAATATGTAGCTCCGAGCATGTACATGGGTGGGATATAAAGCCTGTGAGGTTTCAGTTGTCAACATCAGAAGGCCAGCATGCTCTATGCCATTGTTATTTAGACGAGCCTGGGAGTTGGATCCTTCACCATGTAGGAGATTTTGTTGTAGAGAACTCCGACATGCCGACCAATCTCAAGTTCTCAATGACCCAAATTGACTGTACACATACGAAAGGTGGTCTTTGTGTTGACTCTGTCTTGATATATCCCAAGGGACTTGGGCAGGAAAAGATTTTTACCACCCAGTAA